The Sesamum indicum cultivar Zhongzhi No. 13 linkage group LG1, S_indicum_v1.0, whole genome shotgun sequence genome includes a window with the following:
- the LOC105156935 gene encoding geraniol 8-hydroxylase-like gives MELYGLLLVISTFLLATYIFHEISNALFIKKKNLPPGPFGLPLIGSLITIRHGTHQSLAKLAKTYGPLMTIKLGFVNVVVASSAEMAKEILQKPDAEFAGRPIPDAVTAEKGYELAFPWLPTGRQWRKLRKIFNSHIFMAQKLDSLRHLRHDVVKTMVERVVEAQECGKAIYIGGIVFSTMMKLLSKMLFSADMLDPASDAMKELQVLNANIMVLVAKPNLADYFPFLRPFDPQGIRRKIRVSYDRLHELIDDMIDQRMKRRRAASERSGDLLDVLLDYTEHERPDGLTRLDVKLLIVEIFIAGTDTSTSTVEWVMAELLHNPTILSKTKQELSEIITPGGIVQEQDIARLPYLTAVIKETMRMHQTSPLLLPHQAEQDVEIQGYTIPKHTRIWVNAWSISRDATYWEKPTCFMPERFLNVDIDFRGNDFRFTPFSAGRRICPGMNLAVRIVALIVVNLVKTFDWKLPNGMAPEDMDMTEKFGVTLRKAEPLVAIPVRITT, from the exons ATGGAACTGTATGGTCTTTTACTTGTGATCTCTACCTTCTTATTAGCAACTTATATTTTCCATGAAATCTCAAATGCACTTTtcatcaagaagaaaaatcttcCTCCAGGCCCTTTTGGCCTCCCACTCATTGGGAGCCTCATCACAATTAGACACGGAACCCATCAGTCTCTAGCCAAGCTAGCCAAAACTTATGGACCTCTCATGACTATAAAGCTCGGATTTGTTAATGTTGTCGTTGCATCATCTGCAGAAATGGCCAAGGAAATTCTGCAGAAACCCGACGCTGAATTCGCGGGACGGCCTATTCCAGACGCTGTCACAGCAGAAAAGGGGTATGAGCTTGCGTTCCCTTGGCTACCAACCGGACGGCAGTGGAGGAAACTACGAAAGATTTTCAACAGCCACATTTTCATGGCCCAGAAGCTGGACTCACTAAGACATTTGCGGCATGATGTGGTGAAAACGATGGTCGAACGTGTGGTTGAAGCTCAGGAATGTGGCAAAGCAATTTATATTGGAGGGATAGTTTTCAGCACGATGATGAAGCTGTTGTCGAAGATGTTGTTCTCTGCAGACATGCTTGATCCTGCATCTGATGCCATGAAAGAGTTACAAGTGCTTAATGCCAACATAATGGTGCTTGTGGCGAAGCCTAATCTTGCCGACTATTTCCCTTTCTTAAGGCCTTTTGATCCTCAAGGGATCAGGCGCAAAATCAGGGTGTCGTACGATCGGTTGCATGAGCTGATCGACGACATGATTGATCAACGGATGAAGCGTCGGAGAGCTGCATCAGAGAGGAGTGGAGACCTCTTGGATGTTCTTCTTGATTATACTGAACACGAAAGGCCTGATGGACTTACACGTCTAGATGTGAAGCTTCTCATTGTG GAAATATTCATAGCAGGCACAGACACCAGCACCTCAACGGTGGAATGGGTTATGGCAGAGCTCCTTCACAATCCAACCATTCTCTCCAAGACAAAACAAGAACTCTCCGAGATAATCACACCTGGAGGAATAGTTCAAGAACAAGACATCGCTCGACTTCCATACTTAACTGCAGTGATAAAAGAAACAATGAGGATGCACCAGACATCGCCACTCCTCCTGCCCCATCAGGCCGAGCAAGATGTAGAGATTCAGGGATACACCATCCCAAAACACACTCGAATTTGGGTGAATGCCTGGTCGATTTCCAGGGATGCTACATACTGGGAGAAGCCGACATGCTTTATGCCGGAAAGGTTTCTCAATGTGGACATTGATTTCAGGGGCAATGATTTCAGGTTCACGCCGTTTAGTGCTGGAAGACGTATATGCCCTGGAATGAATCTTGCTGTAAGAATAGTGGCCCTGATTGTTGTTAACCTCGTTAAGACGTTTGACTGGAAGCTGCCGAATGGGATGGCACCTGAAGACATGGACATGACGGAGAAATTTGGTGTGACTCTCCGCAAAGCTGAACCACTTGTGGCCATTCCTGTGAGAATTACAACCTGA